A window of Odocoileus virginianus isolate 20LAN1187 ecotype Illinois chromosome 22, Ovbor_1.2, whole genome shotgun sequence contains these coding sequences:
- the LOC139030450 gene encoding thymosin beta-4, with product MSDKPDMAEIEKFDKSKLKKTETQEKNPLPSKETIEQEKQAGES from the coding sequence ATGTCTGACAAGCCCGATATGGCTGAGATTGAGAAGTTCGATAAGTCGAAATTGAAGAAAACGGAAACGCAAGAGAAAAACCCACTGCCTTCGAAAGAAACGATTGAACAGGAGAAGCAAGCAGGCGAGTCGTAA